One Deltaproteobacteria bacterium DNA window includes the following coding sequences:
- a CDS encoding type II toxin-antitoxin system VapC family toxin, producing MRLVDSCGWIEFFTNGPSADEYASELSAPPERIVVPTVVLHEVYKFLVRTAGEETALRCAGRMTSCRIVDLDAVIALEGADLAVRHKLAMADAIVLATASREGAELVTSDADLKGLPSVRFIPKT from the coding sequence ATGCGGCTGGTCGATTCCTGCGGCTGGATCGAGTTTTTCACGAACGGCCCTTCGGCGGATGAATATGCATCCGAACTCTCGGCGCCCCCGGAGCGGATCGTCGTTCCCACGGTTGTCCTCCACGAGGTGTACAAGTTCCTGGTGCGCACTGCCGGCGAGGAAACGGCCTTGCGATGCGCTGGAAGGATGACCTCCTGTCGCATCGTGGACCTCGATGCGGTGATCGCGTTGGAGGGGGCCGACCTTGCCGTGAGGCACAAGCTGGCCATGGCGGACGCCATCGTGTTGGCCACCGCTTCCCGGGAAGGTGCGGAACTGGTGACCTCCGACGCCGACCTGAAAGGATTGCCGTCGGTCCGGTTCATTCCGAAGACGTGA
- a CDS encoding type II toxin-antitoxin system VapC family toxin, with protein sequence MKGLDTNILVRYLTEDDPRQAAAAVKEIEGAGKKGEKLVVQPLVLCELAWVLESAYGVGKKELLDVFERILRTAQFEIPGKDLVWRSLADYRAGRGDFSDHLLGRLNEDEGASVTITFDRALRGTPRFHVLTVY encoded by the coding sequence GTGAAAGGCCTCGACACGAACATCCTGGTCCGTTACCTGACGGAGGATGATCCCCGGCAAGCGGCCGCGGCGGTCAAGGAGATCGAGGGGGCCGGGAAGAAAGGGGAAAAGCTGGTCGTCCAGCCCCTCGTCCTGTGCGAGCTGGCCTGGGTGCTCGAAAGCGCCTACGGCGTCGGAAAGAAGGAGCTTCTGGATGTTTTCGAACGGATTCTCCGGACGGCGCAGTTCGAGATCCCCGGGAAAGACCTCGTCTGGCGGTCCCTTGCCGACTACCGCGCCGGCAGGGGGGATTTTTCGGATCATCTCCTGGGGCGGTTGAACGAGGACGAGGGCGCGTCGGTCACGATAACCTTCGACAGAGCCTTGAGAGGAACCCCCCGGTTTCATGTACTGACGGTCTACTGA
- a CDS encoding AbrB/MazE/SpoVT family DNA-binding domain-containing protein has protein sequence MQATISTKYQIVIPSEVRKRLRLKPRQKLTVLEKGGVLYLIPEGPLKDLRGVAPMVPADRFRDKEDRY, from the coding sequence ATGCAGGCGACGATCTCGACCAAATACCAGATTGTCATTCCCAGCGAGGTCCGCAAGCGGCTCCGGCTCAAGCCGCGCCAGAAACTCACCGTTCTGGAAAAAGGGGGAGTCCTCTATCTCATCCCCGAAGGCCCGTTGAAGGATCTCCGGGGGGTTGCCCCCATGGTGCCGGCGGATCGGTTCCGGGACAAGGAAGATCGGTATTGA
- a CDS encoding helix-turn-helix domain-containing protein, translating to MARNLDQVLAKLPPKRREKVERRAAELATLKDLRQAVKRTQEELASSLGVGQDTISRLEQRSDMLISTLKRYVEAMGGQLDLVARFPNRPPVMIDQIAEPAKGRRPVRRKSARRRKTAFVRTHPPARSPSSRHA from the coding sequence ATGGCAAGAAATCTTGATCAGGTCCTCGCCAAGTTGCCCCCGAAGCGCAGGGAGAAGGTCGAGCGTCGGGCGGCGGAACTCGCGACCCTGAAAGACTTGCGGCAGGCAGTGAAACGGACGCAGGAGGAACTCGCTTCCTCCCTCGGCGTCGGCCAGGACACGATCTCGCGCCTCGAACAGAGGAGCGATATGTTGATTTCGACCCTGAAGCGATACGTCGAAGCGATGGGGGGTCAACTCGACTTGGTCGCCCGGTTTCCGAACCGTCCCCCGGTAATGATTGACCAGATCGCGGAGCCAGCGAAGGGTCGCCGTCCCGTGCGTCGGAAATCCGCACGGCGGAGAAAAACTGCATTTGTGCGGACGCATCCCCCAGCGCGATCGCCATCTTCACGGCATGCATAA
- a CDS encoding AbrB/MazE/SpoVT family DNA-binding domain-containing protein: MPAATLTSKGQLVVPKSIRDLMGLHPGDRLDFVVLDDGNVLMRPATEDVSLLKGLLRRPGRAPVSVEEMNRIIRQRKAGVR, from the coding sequence ATGCCTGCCGCGACGTTGACCAGCAAGGGGCAACTGGTCGTTCCGAAATCCATCCGGGATTTGATGGGGCTTCACCCGGGCGACCGGCTCGATTTCGTCGTGCTCGACGATGGAAACGTGCTGATGCGGCCCGCGACCGAGGATGTGAGTCTATTGAAGGGTCTTCTGCGGCGGCCGGGAAGAGCGCCGGTAAGCGTTGAGGAGATGAACCGGATCATCCGGCAACGGAAGGCGGGGGTGCGGTGA